One window of the Falco biarmicus isolate bFalBia1 chromosome Z, bFalBia1.pri, whole genome shotgun sequence genome contains the following:
- the SLC46A2 gene encoding thymic stromal cotransporter homolog isoform X2, producing MVGVTVMRTWIEPVVAGSQVASAFYDTALLLVVKNYYNQTNTTTPSHALEDAQQKAISNFYIIYNIVLGLSPLMSAYGLSKLGDRMHRKIPICFPLLGYLGSKTLLLLLLLLGWPIEVMYGAAAFDGLMGGFTTLWAGIMALGSLGSSESRRSLRLTIIELVYGLAGFLGSMASGYLFVGFSDHYQEGTVLVGCSIACYAFCLLYSIFVLIVPKPAASCSAKAKSAEEVGSQLPVHTGVAAASSSQPSESGSSTSVSPSKLIIILLFVAAVLYDLAVVGAMNVLPLVLLREPLSWNAVEIGYGNAAGYAIFVTSFLGVFVFSKYLRDITMVMIGVASFSAGILIMAFMQWTFMFYIGNEKLKNQRKLF from the exons ATGGTGGGGGTGACGGTGATGAGGACATGGATTGAGCCAGTGGTCGCAGGTTCCCAAGTGGCCAGCGCCTTCTATGACACGGCACTGTTGCTGGTGGTGAAGAACTACTACAACCAGACCAACACCACCACTCCTTCACATGCATTGGAAGATGCTCAGCAGAAGGCTATCTCTAATTTTTATATCATCTACAACATAGTCCTGGGCCTGAGTCCCTTGATGTCAGCCTATGGTTTGTCCAAGTTGGGGGACAGGATGCATCGGAAGATCCCCATCTGCTTCCCTCTTCTTGGCTATTTGGGTTCCAAAACTCTCCtactcctcctgctcctgctgggctGGCCGATAGAGGTGATGTATGGGGCTGCTGCCTTCGATGGGCTGATGGGCGGTTTCACCACACTCTGGGCAGGCATCATGGCTCTGGGATCCCTGGGGTCCTCCGAGAGCAGGAGGTCTCTGCGGCTCACCATTATTGAGCTGGTGTATGGCCTTGCTGGCTTTCTTGGAAGCATGGCATCTGGCTACCTCTTTGTTGGCTTCAGTGACCACTATCAAGAGGGCACTGTGCTGGTGGGCTGCAGCATCGCTTGCTATGCTTTCTGCCTCCTCTACAGCATTTTTGTCCTGATAGTCCCCaagccagcagcctcctgctcagCCAAAGCTAAGAGTGCAGAGGAGGTAGGCAGCCAGCTACCAGTCCACACAGGAGTAGCAGCAGCAAGCAGTTCCCAGCCTTCAGAGAGCGGCAGCTCCACTTCAGTATCCCCCTCAAAACTCATCATCATCCTGTTGTTTGTGGCAGCAGTCCTCTACGACCTTGCTGTGGTTGGTGCAATGAATGTACTCCCACTCGTCTTGCTCAGGGAGCCTTTAAGTTGGAATGCCGTGGAGATTGGCTATGGCAATGCTGCTGGGTATGCGATCTTTGTCACCAGCTTCCTAGGGGTATTTGTGTTCTCCAAATACCTGAGGGACATTACTATGGTCATGATTGGAGTGGCATCCTTCAGCGCTGGCATCCTTATCATGGCCTTCATGCAGTGGACGTTCATGTTCTACATCG GGAATGAGAAAttgaaaaatcaaaggaaattaTTCTAA